A region of Halalkalicoccus subterraneus DNA encodes the following proteins:
- the dnaJ gene encoding molecular chaperone DnaJ, translating to MSEDFYDVLGVSRDADEDEINQAFRKKAAKYHPDVSDEPDAEEKFKQAKKAKEVLSDEQKRSAYDRMGHEQFEQAEKRGGFDGGAGGAGGFGGAGGFGGGGGAGGGLGDIFEQFFSGGGGSGRRQGADLQTRLSVTLEEVYEGVEKEMTINRPETCPTCDGAGGENPETCPECGGRGQVTQVQQTPFGRMQQTQACPNCRGDGQVYEESCKECRGDGQVTRETTLSVEIPEGIRDGQTLRMEREGAPGDQGGPKGDLLIEIAVEDHPDFERDGDDLKYRQAISFPKAVFGATVEVPTMDGTVEMDVPAGTQSGERFRLGGKGMPRLRRRGRGDLYVSVQVVTPEELNEEQREALEAFAEAGGEEVEVEQGFFEKIKSSL from the coding sequence TTCCGGAAGAAGGCCGCCAAGTATCACCCGGACGTCAGCGACGAACCGGACGCGGAGGAGAAGTTCAAGCAAGCCAAGAAGGCAAAGGAGGTCCTTTCCGACGAGCAGAAACGCTCGGCGTACGACCGGATGGGTCACGAACAGTTCGAACAGGCCGAGAAACGCGGCGGCTTCGACGGCGGTGCGGGCGGCGCCGGCGGGTTCGGTGGAGCCGGCGGCTTCGGAGGGGGCGGCGGGGCCGGCGGCGGCCTCGGCGACATCTTCGAGCAGTTCTTCAGCGGCGGTGGCGGTAGCGGCCGCCGACAGGGCGCTGACCTCCAGACGCGCCTGTCGGTCACGCTCGAAGAGGTCTACGAGGGCGTCGAGAAGGAGATGACGATCAACCGACCCGAGACCTGTCCGACCTGTGACGGCGCGGGCGGAGAGAACCCCGAGACCTGTCCCGAGTGCGGCGGGAGAGGGCAGGTCACGCAGGTCCAACAGACCCCCTTCGGCCGGATGCAACAGACCCAGGCCTGTCCCAACTGCCGGGGCGACGGGCAGGTCTACGAGGAGAGTTGTAAGGAATGTCGCGGCGACGGGCAGGTCACCCGCGAGACCACCCTCTCGGTCGAGATCCCGGAAGGGATCCGCGACGGCCAGACCCTGCGGATGGAACGCGAGGGCGCACCGGGCGACCAGGGCGGTCCGAAGGGGGACCTGCTGATCGAGATCGCGGTCGAGGACCACCCCGACTTCGAGCGCGACGGCGACGACCTGAAGTACCGACAGGCGATCTCGTTCCCGAAGGCGGTCTTCGGCGCCACCGTCGAGGTCCCGACGATGGACGGCACGGTAGAAATGGACGTCCCCGCAGGGACACAGAGCGGCGAGCGCTTCCGCCTCGGCGGCAAGGGGATGCCCCGGCTTCGCCGGCGCGGTCGGGGCGATCTGTACGTCTCGGTGCAGGTCGTGACGCCCGAGGAACTCAACGAGGAACAGCGCGAGGCGCTCGAAGCCTTCGCAGAGGCGGGCGGCGAGGAGGTGGAGGTCGAGCAGGGCTTCTTCGAGAAGATCAAGAGCTCGCTGTAG